One Saccharomyces kudriavzevii IFO 1802 strain IFO1802 genome assembly, chromosome: 4 genomic region harbors:
- the SEC1 gene encoding Sec1p (similar to Saccharomyces cerevisiae SEC1 (YDR164C); ancestral locus Anc_8.351): MSDLIELQRRYLIGALSQIETKNNLKFLIIDKTVETILSYLFLTPQELLNNVTSVDLIDSPTRKGQSSIDAIYILEPTKYNINCIDADFIARPSKYRKCHIRFLPGLTNPIFQFFQSKRYIAQNLESFKPIELGFFVKESQFFQTLQIEHSLQVFYNDSCKALIPTNVRKVVGSLVSLCVITGEYPIVRYSVPNPIEEEDARSGNTAVNSNSLTRSIANAFQIAIDTYARNNPDFPPPNTERPRSILVITDRTLDPFAPILHDFSYQAMAYDLVPNVDTRKDVYHYSAENEAGEQEEKVSKLVDLYDPDWIDLKHQHIMDANEYIQGRIKELIAKNPLLVDRSNVKNTTDLLSVVAHLKDFDEERRRLILHKTLVDECLGQNAERKLADISTIEQSLSGFGMDFSGEKIRHIVNDLLPALAMKEPTTLDKLRYIIAYALFRGGIIELDFIKLLNFIGITHEHEKYQKYLKIFRNYGLINFKLIKDKPKDKPFLKEWFHDTLVNDPNIYHTSRFVPAVGNILSKVIANPLLLSEQYFPYLKDKPIELLNEEEFQAGLANTSANSSSSLRNPRHKAAWTTKSPNVKKNIARQRFFYYIIGGISVSEIKAAYDQSNLKNRDIFIGSDEILTPTRFLDEVEYLQNSREFFKFKEDQCQQINPPDFLLREMKPVAQPVSHVHLKSQNDGPKSGTSTPKVPGSPRPEVPEKEKKRSKFSRFLRKSHHDK, translated from the coding sequence ATGTCTGATTTGATTGAATTGCAGAGAAGGTACCTGATAGGGGCTCTGAGTCAGATCGAGACGAAAAATAacttgaagtttttgattatCGATAAAACTGTAGAGACTATATTAAGCTACCTTTTCCTCACGCCTCAAGAACTTCTAAACAATGTCACTTCTGTCGATTTGATTGATTCCCCCACAAGGAAAGGCCAGTCCTCGATTGATgctatttatatattggaGCCTACAAAGTACAACATCAATTGTATCGACGCTGACTTTATCGCCAGACCATCAAAGTACAGAAAATGTCACATTAGATTTTTACCGGGGTTAACTAACCCTATATTCCAGTTTTTCCAATCAAAACGTTATATTGCTCAAAATTTGGAGTCATTCAAGCCCATTGAATTGGGATTTTTCGTCAAAGAGTcccaattctttcaaactTTACAAATTGAACACTCATTACAGGTTTTTTACAACGACAGCTGCAAAGCCCTAATTCCCACTAATGTGAGAAAGGTTGTGGGCTCTTTGGTTAGTTTGTGTGTCATTACTGGAGAATATCCGATTGTCAGGTATTCTGTGCCAAATCCTATAGAGGAGGAAGACGCCCGTAGTGGAAATACCGCGGTCAACTCAAATTCTTTGACTAGGTCTATTGCGAATGCTTTCCAGATAGCGATTGATACATATGCTCGTAACAATCCAGATTTTCCTCCTCCAAATACTGAAAGGCCGCGGTCTATTCTGGTAATCACTGATAGAACGCTGGACCCTTTTGCCCCAATATTGCATGATTTCAGTTATCAAGCAATGGCCTATGACTTGGTCCCCAATGTGGACACACGAAAGGATGTATACCACTATTCTGCAGAGAACGAAGCAGGTgaacaagaggaaaaagtttcaaaattggTGGATTTGTATGATCCTGACTGGATTGATTTGAAACATCAACATATCATGGATGCTAACGAATACATTCAGGGCAGGATCAAAGAATTAATTGCAAAAAATCCACTTCTCGTTGACAGATCAAACGTAAAGAATACTACCGATTTATTAAGTGTAGTAGCACACTTAAAAGATTTTGACGAAGAAAGGAGAAGGTTGATTTTACATAAAACTTTGGTTGACGAATGTTTAGGGCAAAATGCGGAAAGAAAGTTGGCCGACATTTCTACCATTGAACAAAGCCTATCCGGATTTGGAATGGATTTTAGTGGTGAGAAAATAAGGCATATCGTTAATGATCTCTTACCTGCATTAGCGATGAAGGAACCAACAACATTGGATAAGCTGCGTTATATTATTGCATATGCCCTTTTCAGAGGTGGAATTATTGAGTTGGACTTCATCAAACTACTAAATTTTATTGGAATTACTCATgaacatgaaaaataccaaaagTATCTGAAAATCTTCAGAAATTACGGTCTGATAAACTTCAAATTGATTAAAGATAAACCAAAGGATAAACCGTTTCTAAAGGAATGGTTTCATGATACTTTAGTGAATGATCCAAATATCTACCACACTTCAAGATTTGTTCCAGCTGTAGGAAATATTTTGTCAAAAGTTATAGCGAATCCCCTGTTATTGAGCGAACAATATTTCCCTTATTTGAAGGACAAACCAATCGAACTATTGaacgaagaagaatttCAGGCTGGGTTGGCGAACACGTCCGCTAATTCTTCCTCATCCTTGAGGAATCCACGCCATAAAGCAGCTTGGACCACGAAAAGCCCGAATGTAAAGAAGAACATAGCAAgacaaagatttttttattacatTATTGGTGGTATATCAGTTTCTGAAATAAAAGCTGCTTATGATCAGtcaaacttgaaaaatagaGATATTTTCATAGGCAGTGACGAAATTTTAACCCCAACCAGGTTCTTAGATGAAGTGGAATATTTACAAAACTCaagagaatttttcaaatttaagGAAGATCAATGCCAGCAAATAAACCCACCTGATTTCCTTTTGAGAGAAATGAAACCAGTAGCACAACCAGTCTCCCATGTTCATTTGAAAAGTCAGAATGACGGACCCAAGTCTGGTACTTCTACTCCAAAAGTACCGGGCTCTCCAAGGCCAGAGGTCCctgaaaaagagaaaaaacgtagtaaattttcaagattctTAAGAAAATCACACCATGATAAATGA
- the NBP2 gene encoding adaptor protein NBP2 (similar to Saccharomyces cerevisiae NBP2 (YDR162C); ancestral locus Anc_8.344) — MATMETTTQEDTDLFKAGLKKKIGTLNGTIPQSARDLEVVQTEDNDKMEDAGATTIGYISIKDYAYEDSNPLHYGYFDGDNEEYEMVSDSSNTDDEYNKRQSITLPDDYIVNQRAVALYDFEPENDNELKLTEGDIVFISYKHGQGWLVAENESRSKTGLVPEEFVSYIQPEDGEEEQEDTARPFYLTHLITQSVNPEKNNSNNDKNDDDEWEDIDDVADVETDVRTKLNISN, encoded by the coding sequence ATGGCTACAATGGAAACAACTACACAAGAAGATACTGATCTTTTCAAGGCTGGcttaaaaaagaaaataggTACTCTCAATGGGACAATACCACAGAGTGCGAGAGATTTGGAAGTCGTACAAACAGAAGATAATGACAAAATGGAAGATGCCGGCGCCACTACTATAGGTTATATTTCAATTAAAGACTATGCATACGAGGATTCAAATCCACTCCATTATGGTTATTTTGATGGGGACAATGAGGAATATGAAATGGTTTCGGACTCTTCAAATACAGATGATGAATACAATAAAAGACAAAGTATAACATTACCGGACGACTATATAGTTAATCAGCGTGCCGTGGCCCTGTACGATTTCGAACctgaaaatgataatgaacTGAAATTAACCGAAGGAGACATCGTATTTATCAGCTACAAGCATGGGCAAGGCTGGCTGGTAGCGGAAAATGAGTCAAGGTCAAAGACGGGATTGGTGCCGGAGGAATTTGTATCTTATATACAGCCGGAAGATGGGGAGGAAGAGCAGGAGGACACAGCTCGACCCTTTTATTTAACGCATTTGATTACACAAAGCGTCAatcctgaaaaaaataatagtaacaatgacaaaaatgatgatgatgaatgGGAAGACATCGATGATGTTGCAGATGTCGAAACAGATGTGAGaacaaaattgaatatatcGAATTGA
- the CWC15 gene encoding U2-type spliceosomal complex subunit CWC15 (similar to Saccharomyces cerevisiae CWC15 (YDR163W); ancestral locus Anc_8.345) gives MTTSHRPQLEARSGAKSAAYTPTSIEHARLLPGHTKLKFRKTKQDGKSKESSAQDERSGDEYSEEVEVDEGEQYAIGKEDLKVKKSENDQNSSAQELPNIQDAQVENRIRLEQNGQAKQQIPSRRSWRESAAFGHHKISKKTKIKEDSTKKPISGYVNDMTKSEYHHEFLHKHVR, from the coding sequence ATGACTACATCACATAGACCACAGCTAGAGGCAAGAAGTGGTGCAAAATCGGCCGCTTATACACCAACTAGTATTGAACATGCCAGACTACTACCAGGGCAtacaaaattgaaatttagGAAGACTAAGCAGGATGGAAAGTCTAAAGAAAGCTCTGCACAAGATGAGAGAAGTGGTGATGAATATTCAGAAGAAGTAGAAGTAGACGAAGGGGAACAGTACGCTATAGGGAAAGAGGACCtaaaagtaaagaaaagtgaaaatgaCCAAAACAGCTCGGCGCAAGAGTTACCGAACATTCAAGATGCTCAGGTGGAAAATAGGATACGACTTGAACAAAATGGGCAAGCAAAACAACAAATCCCATCCAGGCGATCGTGGAGGGAAAGTGCTGCGTTTGGACATCATAAAATTTcgaaaaagacaaaaataaaagaagacaGTACAAAAAAGCCAATATCCGGATATGTTAATGATATGACCAAATCTGAATATCATCATGAATTCCTCCATAAACATGTTAGATAA
- the ACL4 gene encoding Acl4p (similar to Saccharomyces cerevisiae YDR161W; ancestral locus Anc_8.343), with product MSELESSIKQAKEALAENNAKKALKILKPFKSSLRKTNADNVILNEVFADAYLDNGQVEKAYPFLERACELDPEGQVGGPNKFFTMGQIIGGQDGVSIITRGIMNISSTAGDNLTNDQVEKIVGGLLSMIEIWMTDLCMEPNAEEQCEELIQRAMELTEGKSPESWSTLGSIRISQQKFGEAYEAFSQAWNFFDLKKQEIGNDITDNNDVTQMTGLQSEYVDLLQPLLSLVKMCLEVGAYEVALKVVAAVRDIDEDNIEGHYLEGFTYYLMSKFETFKLNNPEVKLHPENIYEFNQVIQEVPLDLSHELITQFIYDSRLALSFALQMCTNVDSKDEVVQELLGGANALLQEIGGPVDAKEILRAKKGETVNENEDFEELDLEEEFSD from the coding sequence ATGAGCGAACTGGAAAGTAGCATTAAGCAAGCTAAAGAAGCTCTGGCTGAAAATAATGCTAAAAAAGCactcaaaatattgaaacCGTTTAAAAGTTCattaagaaaaacaaatgCAGACAATGTGATACTAAATGAAGTATTTGCAGATGCCTACCTAGACAATGGCCAAGTAGAAAAAGCCTATCCCTTTTTAGAGCGAGCATGCGAATTAGATCCAGAGGGACAAGTTGGTGGACCAAATAAATTCTTCACCATGGGCCAAATTATAGGTGGTCAAGATGGTGTGTCAATAATAACTCGCGGAATAATGAACATCTCCAGTACTGCTGGTGATAATTTAACGAACGACCAAGTCGAAAAAATTGTCGGTGGGCTGCTTTCCATGATTGAAATTTGGATGACAGATTTATGTATGGAACCAAATGCAGAAGAACAGTGTGAGGAGTTGATACAGAGGGCTATGGAGCTCACAGAAGGGAAGTCTCCCGAATCGTGGTCTACTTTGGGCTCAATTCGAATCTCTCAACAAAAATTTGGTGAAGCCTATGAAGCATTTTCCCAAGCTtggaatttctttgatttgaagaagcaaGAAATTGGTAACGATATAACTGATAACAATGACGTAACTCAGATGACTGGTTTGCAGTCAGAATATGTGGATCTCTTACAGCCCCTTTTATCTTTAGTGAAGATGTGCCTTGAAGTAGGTGCATATGAGGTCGCTCTAAAAGTTGTTGCTGCAGTAAGAGATATCGACGAAGATAACATAGAAGGACACTATTTAGAGGGGTTCACTTACTATCTGATGAGTAAATTCGAAACTTTCAAATTGAACAATCCTGAAGTAAAGCTGCATCCGGAAAATATATACGAGTTTAACCAGGTCATCCAGGAAGTTCCACTAGATTTGTCACATGAACTAATTACTCAATTTATCTATGATTCCCGTTTAGCACTAAGTTTTGCATTACAAATGTGTACAAACGTTGATAGCAAGGACGAAGTTGTACAAGAATTATTGGGTGGTGCAAATGCTTTActccaagaaattggaGGTCCGGTGGatgcaaaagaaatattgCGAGCCAAGAAAGGAGAAACAGTAAACGAGAACGAAGATTTTGAGGAGTTGGATTTAGAGGAAGAGTTTTCTGACTAG
- the SSY1 gene encoding Ssy1p (similar to Saccharomyces cerevisiae SSY1 (YDR160W); ancestral locus Anc_8.342), whose amino-acid sequence MGSTNQAHDLFPNHNNIQFTDCHSKEQDASSIIGKNDADQALSISGSIDTGILKSIIEEQGWNDAGLYRSSIQNQRFFLMDKYTKKKHITMQDMICSEEERIYQEPIQDFETYNRRVQREYELRERMEEFFRQNTKNGLHILNEDSLNQQYSPLGPTNYTQPLDGYSRMKHMTSRFFKKNLNFSGGFKRRRGNLNTVDYLKTNGSISSSSTDIIDNASYRNIAIDENVDMAHKEHAIDELNEQEIPGDVSPAEGGSLLHDIEKVFNRSRATRKYHIQRKLKVRHIQMLSIGACFSVGLFLTSGKAFSIAGPFGTLLGFGLTGSIILATMLSFTELSTLIPVSSGFSGLASRFVEDAFGFALGWTYWISCMLALPAQVSSSTFYLSYYNNVNISKGVTAGFITLFSAFSIVVNLLDVSIMGEIVYVAGISKVIIAILMVFAMVILNAGHGNDIHEGVGFRYWDSSKSVRNLTYGLYRPTFDLADAGEGSRKGISGSKGRFLATASVMLISTFAFSGVEMTFLASGEAINPRKTIPSATKRTFSIVLIIYVFLIFSVGINIYSGDPRLLSYFPGISEKRYEAIVKGTGMDWRLRTNCRGGIDYRQVSVGTGYSSPWVVALQNFGLCTFASAFNAILIFFTATAGISSLFSCSRTLYAMSVQRKAPPIFEICSKRGVPYVSVIFSSLFSVIAYIAVNQTAIENFDVLANISSASTSIIWMGLNLSFLRFYYALKQRKDIISRNDSSYPYKSPFQPYLAIYGLVGCSLFVIFMGYPNFIHHFWSTKAFFSAYGGLMFFFTSYTTYKILGTSKIQRLDQLDMDSGRREMDRTDWTEHSQYLGTYSERAKKLVTWLI is encoded by the coding sequence ATGGGCTCTACTAACCAAGCACACGACCTATTTCCAAACCATAATAACATTCAGTTTACAGATTGTCATTCCAAGGAACAAGATGCCTCTTCTATCATTGGTAAGAACGATGCTGACCAAGCATTAAGTATATCTGGCAGTATAGATACTGGGATTTTGAAGAGCattattgaagaacaagGATGGAATGACGCTGGATTATATAGAAGCTCAATACAAAAccaaagattttttctgatGGATAAATATactaaaaagaaacataTTACTATGCAGGATATGATCTGTTCAGAAGAGGAGCGAATCTATCAGGAACCtattcaagattttgaaacatATAATAGACGCGTTCAAAGAGAATATGAGCTCAGGGAAAGAatggaagaatttttccGACAGAATACTAAGAATGGTTTACACATTCTAAACGAAGATTCATTAAATCAACAGTATTCACCGCTAGGACCTACAAATTATACTCAGCCGCTCGATGGGTACTCCAGAATGAAACATATGacttcaagatttttcaaaaaaaatcttaaTTTTTCCGGAggattcaaaagaagacgTGGTAACCTCAATACAGTCGACTACCTTAAGACCAACGGTTCTATATCGAGTTCTAGTACCGATATAATCGATAATGCAAGCTACAGGAACATTGCTATAGATGAGAACGTTGATATGGCACACAAAGAACATGCTATTGACGAACTAAATGAGCAAGAGATACCTGGGGATGTATCCCCCGCAGAAGGCGGGTCGCTACTGCATGACATCGAAAAAGTATTCAATAGATCTAGAGCTACTCGGAAATACCACATTCAACGAAAATTAAAAGTGCGGCATATACAAATGCTTTCTATCGGGGCATGCTTTAGTGTCGGATTGTTCCTAACCTCAGGAAAAGCCTTTTCTATTGCTGGACCATTTGGTACATTACTCGGGTTTGGACTCACGGGGAGTATCATACTAGCGACGATGTTATCATTTACAGAATTATCTACGCTCATTCCTGTATCCTCTGGTTTCTCAGGATTAGCTTCCAGATTTGTAGAGGATGCTTTTGGGTTCGCATTGGGTTGGACATACTGGATTTCTTGTATGCTTGCCCTTCCTGCTCAAGTTTCATCGAGTACATTTTATCTCAGCTATTACAACAATGTAAATATATCAAAGGGAGTAACAGCGGGTTTTATAACACTCTTTTCAGCGTTTAGTATTGTTGTGAATTTGCTGGACGTCAGCATAATGGGTGAAATTGTGTACGTGGCGGGTATCAGCAAGGTGATAATTGCGATTTTGATGGTCTTCGCAATGGTGATCTTGAATGCCGGGCACGGAAATGACATTCATGAGGGAGTTGGCTTCAGATATTGGGATAGCTCTAAATCTGTACGAAATCTGACTTACGGATTATATCGCCCGACATTTGATCTGGCAGATGCCGGAGAGGGAAGCAGAAAAGGTATTTCCGGGTCAAAAGGTCGGTTTTTAGCCACAGCTTCAGTAATGCTTATATCTACATTTGCATTTAGTGGTGTCGAAATGACATTTTTGGCTAGTGGAGAAGCCATAAATCCGAGGAAAACAATTCCCTCTGCCACAAAGAGAACATTTTCCATTGTATTGATAATTTACgtgtttttgatattttctgttggtataaatatatacagCGGGGATCCAAGACTACTATCATATTTCCCTGGCATTTCCGAAAAGAGGTATGAAGCTATTGTAAAGGGCACTGGCATGGACTGGCGACTCAGGACAAACTGTAGAGGCGGTATTGATTATAGACAGGTTTCTGTAGGAACAGGTTACTCGAGTCCTTGGGTAGTTGCATTGCAGAACTTTGGATTATGTACATTTGCGTCCGCTTTCAACGCAATATTAATCTTTTTCACTGCTACGGCAGGGATATCGTCGTTATTCAGTTGTTCAAGAACATTATATGCCATGTCCGTACAACGAAAAGCACCGCCAATTTTCGAAATTTGCAGTAAGAGAGGCGTGCCTTATGTGTCGGTGATATTCTCTTCGTTATTTTCGGTCATTGCTTACATTGCAGTCAACCAAACCgctattgaaaatttcgaCGTCCTGGCCAATATTTCTAGCGCTAGTACGTCAATTATATGGATGGGATTAaatctttcctttttaagATTCTATTATGCTCTAAAGCAAAGGAAGGATATAATATCAAGAAACGATTCCTCGTATCCTTACAAATCTCCGTTTCAACCTTATCTAGCCATTTACGGACTTGTTGGTTGTTCGTTGTTTGTTATTTTCATGGGATATCCTAATTTTATACATCATTTTTGGAGTACCAAAGCCTTTTTTTCGGCATATGGAGGattgatgtttttctttaccaGTTACACAACTTATAAAATCCTTGGAACCTCAAAGATTCAAAGGCTGGATCAGTTGGATATGGACAGTGGAAGGAGAGAAATGGACAGGACGGATTGGACCGAACACAGCCAATATTTGGGAACATACAGTGAAAGAGCAAAGAAGCTCGTAACATGGTTGATCTAG
- the TRM82 gene encoding Trm82p (similar to Saccharomyces cerevisiae TRM82 (YDR165W); ancestral locus Anc_8.355) translates to MTVIHPLQDTLTSRDGSLIFAIIKNCILSFRYQSSNEWELVGKWSDDFDKTQEIKKNVARDQQRQTSENENKNKKLKSNKGDSITKTVAKVPSPGIGAPPIYSYIRNLKLTADDSRLIACADSDKSVLIFDVDRASKTNILKLTKRFSFPKRPNAITVAEDGTTVIVADKFGDVYSIDINSNPEEKFTQEPILGHVSMLTDVHMMKDSTGHTFLITSDRDEHIKISHYPQCFIVDKWLFGHKHFVSSICCDKDSLLLSAGGDVNIFAWDWKTGETLSTFDYSGLIKPYLSDQHLAPSRFQNEDNSIIEFAVSRIVKLSNLPFAAFFVEATKCIMILEISEKEKGKLSLKQIINLPYNVISLSAQNDELQVTLDNQKSPNVQNNFVKFIQYNPNDCVFVDNDEKSNKFDDVITQSVGRDSNLNAEEECVYPLYNISSLRKHGEHYS, encoded by the coding sequence ATGACCGTAATTCATCCTTTGCAAGATACTCTTACCTCTCGCGATGGCTCATTAATTTTCGCCATTATCAAGAATTGTATCCTAAGTTTCAGATATCAATCGTCAAATGAATGGGAGCTAGTTGGAAAATGGTCTGACGATTTCGACAAAActcaagaaataaagaagaacGTAGCTAGGGATCAACAGAGGCAAACCAGCgaaaacgaaaacaaaaacaaaaaattaaaaagtaACAAAGGCGACTCAATCACCAAGACAGTAGCCAAGGTACCATCTCCAGGTATTGGCGCCCCTCCCATATACTCGTACATCAGAAACCTAAAACTTACAGCAGATGACTCAAGATTAATTGCATGTGCTGATTCTGACAAATCCGTCCTAATTTTCGATGTTGACAGGGCTTCTAAgacaaatattttgaagttAACTAAGAGATTCTCCTTCCCAAAGAGACCGAATGCAATTACCGTTGCTGAAGATGGTACCACGGTTATCGTGGCTGACAAGTTTGGTGATGTGTACTCCATTGACATTAATTCCAATCCAGAAGAGAAGTTCACTCAAGAACCTATCCTAGGTCACGTATCGATGCTGACTGATGTGCACATGATGAAAGACTCTACAGGGCACACATTTTTAATCACTAGTGATAGAGACGAGCATATTAAGATTTCGCACTATCCGCAATGTTTCATTGTAGACAAGTGGCTGTTCGGCCATAAGCATTTTGTTTCTTCCATATGCTGTGATAAAGATTCTTTGTTGTTGAGTGCGGGCGGTGATGTGAATATATTTGCTTGGGATTGGAAAACTGGTGAGACTTTATCCACCTTTGATTACAGCGGTTTGATCAAACCTTATTTAAGCGATCAACATTTAGCACCATCAAGATTCCAAAACGAAGATAACAGTATTATTGAATTTGCCGTCAGTAGAATAGTAAAATTAAGTAATCTACCGTTTGCTGCATTTTTCGTTGAAGCTACAAAATGCATTAtgattttggaaatatcagaaaaggagaaaggTAAACTTTCACTAAAGCAAATCATAAATTTGCCGTATAATGTTATTTCATTGTCCGCTCAGAATGATGAGCTGCAAGTTACCTTAGACAATCAAAAATCCCCCAATGTGCAAAATAACTTTGTtaaattcattcaatatAATCCCAATGACTGCGTTTTTGtcgataatgatgaaaagtcaaataaatttgatgatgtcATCACACAATCAGTAGGAAGAGATTCTAACTTGAATGCTGAAGAGGAATGTGTTTATCCATTGTATAATATTTCCTCATTGAGAAAACACGGAGAACATTATTCATGA